One genomic region from Pecten maximus chromosome 5, xPecMax1.1, whole genome shotgun sequence encodes:
- the LOC117328408 gene encoding uncharacterized protein LOC117328408, with product MDVMKRHQRNIHGYLTTPPQKDSQPPPPPPPPPPLQESSNVYSPPPPPPQEGSHAYPLSHQGSHAYPPPPPQKSSYIDVMKQSVYDVLPQQQQNFVFIHPFTANVSGPTSCGKTYFVKLLLQNCLTKIKPAPQRIIWLYKRWQPLYDVIKATVIPKVEFIKGIPLDLDQDSFLNPRIRNLVILDDLMSTASKDPRINELFTEGSHHRNLSVIAINQNLYYNKDPTQRRNCHYLILFNNPIDKQQIMTLARQMYPENDQHLMRYFKDATQKPYGYLLVDLKPSTSESLRMRSDILSEQSIKGQRDQTNQQQKQQTLDDTQLQQEDMAACDDCGIMFQDMHDLQRHLKTWCPENDSRKRKRESIEEEDGPQPKRWISYEESDEESGESEENEVFNSLMNESRSSNEVKWNKKYDKYVNEGMSDDEAQTKANEKMESEDMEKFYQNYKAIIQYILQLRNGMIHGKIMDDVTEFIDDGYGDSKAIKMALKKNRHVLEELWDDESEDEESEDDSEDDESDDDTEADQN from the exons ATGGATGTAATGAAAAGACATCAGAGAAACATACATGGTTATCTAACAACACCACCACAAAAAGACAGCCagccgccgccgccgccgccgccgccgccgccgctGCAGGAGAGTAGTAATGTGTAttcgccgccgccgccgccgccgcaAGAAGGCAGTCATGCGTATCCACTGTCGCATCAGGGCAGTCATGCGTATCCACCGCCGCCGCCGCAGAAGTCATCCTATATAGACGTTATGAAGCAGTCTGTATATGATGTATTACCCCAGCAGCAGCAGAATTTCGTTTTCATACATCCCTTTACTGCAAACGTATCGGGGCCCACTTCTTGTGGGAAGACTTACTTTGTCAAGTTACTGCTACAAAACTGCTTGACCAAAATAAAACCAGCTCCACAACGAATTATATGGCTGTACAAACGATGGCAACCTCTCTACGACGTTATCAAAGCAACCGTAATACCTAAGGTGGAATTCATCAAGGGAATACCGCTGGATTTAGACCAGGATTCCTTCTTAAATCCTCGAATAAGGAACCTCGTCATCCTAGACGATCTGATGTCGACCGCAAGCAAGGACCCTCGTATTAACGAATTATTTACGGAGGGAAGCCACCACAGAAATTTGTCTGTTATTGCCATCAATCAGAATCTCTACTACAATAAAGACCCCACACAGCGGAGAAATTGTCACTATTTGATATTGTTCAATAACCCTATCGATAAACAACAGATCATGACTTTAGCCAGACAGATGTACCCCGAAAATGATCAACACCTGATGAGATACTTCAAAGATGCAACGCAAAAGCCATATGGATATCTTCTCGTCGATTTGAAACCATCAACATCTGAGTCATTACGCATGCGCAGTGACATCTTGTCTGAGCAGTCTATAAAAGGACAGAGAGATCAAACTAAT cagcagcagaAACAGCAAACTCTAGACGATACACAGCTTCAACAGGAAGATATGGCTGCCTGTGACGATTGTGGTATCATGTTCCAAGACATGCACGATTTACAGAGACACTTGAAAACCTGGTGTCCAGAAAATGATTCTAGGAAAAGGAAACGAGAATCAATAGAGGAAGAAGATGGACCGCAGCCAAAAAGGTGGATCTCATATGAAGAGTCCGATGAGGAAAGTGGTGAAAGTGAAGAAAATGAAGTTTTCAATTCATTAATGAATGAGTCAAGGTCTTCAAATGAGGTTAAATGGAATAAAAAGTATGATAAATACGTAAACGAGGGCATGTCTGATGACGAAGCACAGACGAAAGCGAACGAGAAGATGGAATCTGAAGACATGGAgaaattttaccaaaattataaagCCATTATCCAGTACATTCTTCAACTGAGAAATGGTATGATCCACGGAAAGATCATGGATGATGTAACAGAATTCATAGACGATGGATATGGAGATAGTAAAGCGATCAAGATGGCACTTAAAAAGAATCGACATGTTTTAGAAGAGTTGTGGGATGATGAATCTGAAGATGAAGAATCAGAAGATGACTCCGAAGATGATGAATCGGACGATGACACCGAAGCAGATcaaaactga
- the LOC117328409 gene encoding uncharacterized protein LOC117328409 produces the protein MSKYSPLKGSSYIPLPIKLRSKHAIINVQNKDKKCFMWSVLAGLHPVKNHPERLTKYTDHQDELDFTDIAFPVKITDIQKFEIRNKISINVLGYEKGVLFPKHITQKRYDQHVDLIFLTDGRKSHYCWIKDLNRLLNDQKSDSHRHFFCMYCLQGFTKERILSDHITYCKGHGAQRVKLPEEKDKWLFYKDVRKQLKVPYIIYADFEAFQVPIQGCTNDPNRSHTEKITEHVPSSFAYKVVGLTPETSKNPVVYRGPDVTEHFVDCMLKEQEEIEQKLKHVEPMIMTGSDWQSFKTAVDCHICGKELGDDRVRDHCHVTGTFTGPAHNDCNINYKYTGRIPVVFHNLRGYDSHLIMQAIGNVQKEIKCIPNNMEKYISFSMGCMDFIDSFQFMGTSLEKLIGNLAKEGMDRFKNMEHHFGNERLGLQSHQNILHI, from the coding sequence atgaGCAAATACAGCCCTCTCAAAGGATCCAGCTATATCCCCCTACCAATCAAGCTGAGGTCTAAACATGCTATTATCAACGTTCAAAATAAGGATAAGAAATGTTTTATGTGGTCTGTGTTAGCAGGATTACACCCGGTGAAAAATCATCCAGAGCGGTTGACCAAATACACCGATCATCAAGATGAACTCGATTTCACGGATATTGCCTTTCCTGTAAAAATCACAGACATACAAAAGTTTGAAATCAGAAACAAAATATCCATCAACGTGCTTGGATATGAAAAGGGAGTTTTATTTCCAAAACACATCACACAAAAGAGGTATGACCAGCATGTAGACTTGATATTTTTAACAGATGGTCGAAAGTCTCACTATTGCTGGATCAAGGACTTAAATCGTTTGTTAAACGATCAAAAGAGCGACAGTCATCGTCATTTCTTCTGTATGTACTGTTTACAGGGATTCACAAAAGAAAGGATTCTATCCGACCACATAACTTACTGCAAGGGGCATGGTGCACAGAGAGTAAAACTTCCAGAGGAAAAAGATAAATGGCTGTTTTATAAAGATGTCCGAAAGCAGCTTAAAGTTCCATATATCATCTATGCTGATTTTGAAGCTTTCCAGGTTCCGATACAAGGGTGTACCAATGATCCAAACAGGTCGCACACTGAGAAAATTACTGAGCATGTCCCTTCTAGTTTTGCCTACAAAGTAGTTGGTCTCACACCTGAGACTTCCAAGAACCCTGTAGTCTATAGAGGACCAGATGTGACTGAACACTTTGTGGACTGTATGCTTAAGGAGCAAGAGGAAATAGAACAAAAGCTGAAACACGTAGAACCGATGATCATGACGGGTAGTGATTGGCAATCATTTAAAACGGCAGTAGACTGTCATATTTGTGGGAAGGAGTTAGGGGACGACAGAGTGCGGGATCATTGTCACGTGACGGGTACATTCACTGGACCAGCTCACAACGATTGTaatattaattacaaatatACGGGACGAATCCCCGTCGTCTTTCACAATCTTAGAGGTTATGATTCACATCTTATCATGCAGGCCATTGGAAATGTACAGAAGGAGATCAAATGTATTCCAAATAATATGGAAAAGTACATATCTTTCTCCATGGGATGTATGGATTTTATTGACAGCTTCCAGTTTATGGGAACATCACTGGAGAAGCTCATAGGAAATTTGGCAAAGGAAGGAATGGACAGATTTAAGAACATGGAACATCATTTCGGTAATGAACGGCTCGGACTTCAAAGTCATcagaatatattacatatttag